One window of the Hemitrygon akajei chromosome 5, sHemAka1.3, whole genome shotgun sequence genome contains the following:
- the LOC140727354 gene encoding interferon omega-1-like, translating to MAPLQLDVTEKISAERCSVTGGRLPRQCVTERLSLKTKPLELVKLSAEVHAQDRIWIVHQTLHHLRRIYSMNLSSVSWVQSSVELLQLLLDRQLRVLDVCVRKPGSESRPRKNAAILKYFQKLREFLKQKGFSNCAWETTRTETMTNLKQLLLIMAKISRDH from the exons ATGGCACCACTGCAGTTGGATGTAACAGAGAAGATCAGCGCTGAAAGATGCAGTGTTACG GGTGGCCGCCTCCCTCGACAGTGTGTGACTGAGAGGCTGTCGTTGAAAACCAAGCCCTTGGAGCTGGTGAAACTTTCGGCGGAGGTTCAT GCCCAGGACCGGATCTGGATTGTCCATCAGACCCTGCATCACCTCCGCAGGATCTACAGTATGAACCTGAGCTCAGTCAGCTGGGTCCAGAGCTCAGTGGAACTCCTCCAGCTTCTCTTGGATCGGCAGCTCAGAGTGCTGGATGTCTGTGTCCGGAAACCAGGCTCAGAGTCCAGGCCAAGGAAGAATGCCGCAATTCTTAAATACTTTCAGAAATTGAGAGAGTTTCTGAAACAGAAG GGATTCAGCAACTGTGCCTGGGAGACAACCCGCACTGAGACCATGACGAATTTGAAACAGCTCCTTCTCATTATGGCAAAAATCAGCAGAGATCACTGA